Proteins from one Thermococcus sp. M36 genomic window:
- a CDS encoding substrate-binding domain-containing protein, with the protein MIAVNKRAGILLMLVLLLVGVSYGCIGGTNGSTATPAEKPKVLTISTTTSLYDTGILENVVAQAFKEKYNIELRFIPKGTGGAILDAKNGASDAILVHALSKEQAFMEEGYGVNRKVFAYNFFVIVGPKDDPAGIRGLSVSEALQKIVEYGRSHPDRLVWVSRDDGSGTNTKEIALWKSAGFDFEELKNESWFGTTGSGMGNTLLYTSERKAYTLSDIGTYLKYQKEGKIDLDVLVDKGEELINVYAIIIINPNKIPDKDFEDAMLLAEWLTSEEGQKAIAEYGKDEFGRPLFYPAVPVLEKKEGDVFRWILKYGFMKDGDKYTECPEKFRYKATYDFFEFPASVVEG; encoded by the coding sequence GTGATTGCTGTGAATAAGAGGGCAGGTATACTGCTTATGCTGGTTCTTCTTCTGGTTGGCGTGTCCTACGGTTGCATAGGTGGGACGAACGGTAGCACGGCTACGCCCGCGGAGAAGCCCAAAGTGCTGACAATCTCAACCACCACCAGCCTCTACGACACTGGAATCCTTGAGAACGTGGTTGCCCAGGCCTTCAAGGAGAAGTACAACATAGAGCTCCGCTTCATACCCAAGGGAACCGGTGGGGCCATACTCGACGCCAAGAACGGTGCCAGCGATGCCATCCTCGTCCACGCGCTCTCGAAGGAGCAGGCATTTATGGAAGAAGGATATGGCGTCAACAGGAAGGTCTTCGCCTACAACTTCTTCGTTATAGTCGGCCCTAAAGACGATCCAGCTGGAATAAGGGGGCTTTCAGTTTCGGAGGCCCTCCAGAAGATAGTCGAGTACGGAAGATCCCATCCCGACAGGCTCGTCTGGGTTTCCAGGGACGATGGTTCAGGAACCAACACCAAGGAGATAGCCCTCTGGAAGAGCGCGGGGTTTGACTTCGAGGAACTCAAGAACGAGAGCTGGTTCGGCACGACGGGCTCAGGAATGGGCAACACGCTCCTCTACACCAGTGAGAGGAAGGCCTACACTCTCTCGGACATAGGTACGTACCTCAAATACCAGAAGGAGGGCAAGATTGACCTCGACGTCCTCGTTGACAAGGGGGAGGAGCTCATCAACGTCTACGCGATAATAATAATCAACCCCAACAAGATACCGGACAAGGACTTTGAGGACGCCATGCTCCTAGCCGAGTGGCTGACCAGTGAGGAGGGTCAGAAGGCCATAGCGGAGTACGGAAAGGACGAGTTTGGAAGACCGCTGTTCTACCCGGCTGTCCCAGTACTTGAGAAGAAGGAAGGCGATGTCTTCAGGTGGATTCTCAAGTACGGCTTCATGAAGGATGGCGACAAATACACCGAATGTCCCGAGAAGTTCAGGTACAAGGCCACCTACGACTTCTTCGAGTTCCCAGCCTCGGTGGTTGAGGGCTAA
- a CDS encoding hotdog fold thioesterase: MEQRTHKLTSERLVGRPVKIEAGRAEVVLTTTDEMAVDEYGLVHGGFTFGLADYAAMLAVNEPTVVLGKAEVKFLRPVKAGEKLMAKAEIKEDMGRKKLVKAEVLNEKGEKVFEGIFHCYVLEKHVLE; encoded by the coding sequence ATGGAGCAGAGGACGCATAAGTTAACCTCCGAAAGGCTTGTGGGAAGGCCCGTGAAGATTGAGGCCGGCAGAGCTGAGGTGGTCCTGACGACCACGGACGAGATGGCCGTCGATGAATACGGCCTCGTGCACGGCGGCTTCACCTTCGGCTTGGCCGACTACGCGGCAATGCTGGCAGTCAACGAGCCGACGGTCGTCCTTGGGAAAGCGGAAGTAAAGTTCCTCAGGCCCGTTAAGGCCGGTGAAAAGTTGATGGCGAAGGCGGAGATCAAGGAAGACATGGGGCGGAAGAAACTCGTTAAAGCAGAAGTCCTCAACGAGAAAGGGGAGAAGGTCTTCGAGGGGATCTTCCACTGCTACGTCCTGGAGAAGCATGTGCTCGAATGA
- a CDS encoding PadR family transcriptional regulator yields MKYRDFLTLHILHHANEEPVTGSFLMGELEKHGYHISPGTIYPLLHSLEKEGLLKSRWEVRNGRRVRAYEITERGLSWLEDGKRKLRELCTELLGE; encoded by the coding sequence ATTAAGTACCGTGACTTTCTCACCCTCCACATCCTCCACCACGCGAACGAGGAACCCGTGACCGGCTCGTTCCTGATGGGAGAGCTGGAAAAACACGGTTACCACATAAGTCCGGGGACGATTTACCCACTGCTACACTCCCTGGAAAAAGAGGGACTCCTGAAGAGCCGCTGGGAAGTCAGGAACGGGCGACGGGTGAGGGCCTATGAGATAACGGAAAGGGGCTTGAGCTGGCTGGAGGACGGCAAGAGAAAGCTCAGGGAGCTCTGCACGGAACTTCTGGGGGAATGA
- a CDS encoding DUF2240 family protein, producing the protein MHPLRRAVEYKGSGEFTRSELVGILSFSLRIMGVREAKEFIAQAVESGLLIERDGKLVVNNAALEREGSEGDLFEEMVEHIVQSLGWEREDVLDGINAMRERYGDLDRKILAYLFGMDRGVDMSKFRDRLEL; encoded by the coding sequence GTGCACCCTCTGAGACGTGCCGTTGAGTACAAGGGCTCGGGAGAGTTCACGAGGAGCGAACTGGTCGGGATACTCTCCTTCAGTCTGAGGATAATGGGCGTGAGAGAGGCCAAGGAGTTCATAGCCCAAGCCGTCGAGAGCGGCCTCCTCATTGAGCGGGACGGAAAGCTCGTTGTGAACAATGCGGCGCTTGAGCGGGAGGGGAGCGAGGGAGATCTCTTCGAGGAGATGGTGGAACATATTGTCCAGTCCCTCGGCTGGGAGCGTGAGGACGTTCTCGACGGGATAAATGCCATGCGCGAGCGCTACGGCGACCTCGACAGGAAGATACTGGCCTACCTTTTTGGTATGGACAGGGGGGTTGACATGTCGAAGTTCCGGGACAGGCTTGAGCTTTAG
- a CDS encoding MFS transporter produces MEEREKKIFGVSWNVFLLGIVSFLNDMSSEMITPIMPSYLMEVLNAGKLLSGSVMGAIESMSSLFKVAFGYVSDKFRKRKAFVFAGYALSTLAKGALAFTRYWWDFLALRALDRIGKGIRTAPRDALIAESTEKGKTGKSFGFHRMMDTLGAVAGPLVAIALIEFLKSLPSETMYRYIFLLSAIPGAISLFVIILFVKDRGGEVKKKIKGISTLRDRNLQLFLAVVAIGALGRYSYAFTMWKAQELGYSVVQSIAFYALFNLIYALSAYPIGAYSDSFGKKRMITIGFGVAALASLTFAYARDFSTLVLAFALYGLYIAIEDTVPRAYMADLAKEYEKGTIIGAYHTVFGVFVFPASVIAGWLWQSHSLDAAFMFSVAMNLLALLIMLKLPGND; encoded by the coding sequence ATGGAAGAAAGGGAGAAGAAAATCTTCGGCGTGAGCTGGAACGTCTTCCTGCTCGGAATAGTCAGCTTCCTCAACGACATGAGCAGCGAGATGATAACGCCCATAATGCCGAGCTACCTGATGGAGGTCCTGAATGCTGGAAAGCTCCTCAGCGGCTCTGTTATGGGCGCGATAGAGAGCATGAGCTCCCTCTTCAAGGTTGCCTTTGGCTACGTGAGTGATAAGTTCAGGAAGAGGAAGGCCTTTGTCTTCGCCGGTTATGCCCTCTCAACCCTTGCCAAAGGGGCGCTGGCCTTCACCCGCTACTGGTGGGACTTTCTGGCCCTCAGGGCCCTGGACAGGATAGGTAAGGGAATAAGAACGGCTCCAAGGGACGCCCTGATAGCGGAGTCGACCGAGAAGGGAAAGACCGGAAAGTCCTTCGGCTTCCACCGAATGATGGACACCCTCGGGGCCGTTGCAGGCCCCCTCGTTGCCATAGCTCTCATCGAATTCCTCAAGAGCCTTCCCTCTGAGACCATGTACCGCTACATCTTCCTGCTCTCGGCCATTCCAGGGGCAATATCGCTCTTTGTGATAATCCTCTTTGTGAAGGACAGGGGCGGCGAAGTTAAGAAGAAGATCAAGGGGATCTCAACGCTGAGGGACAGAAACCTGCAGCTCTTCCTTGCCGTCGTTGCCATCGGGGCACTGGGGAGGTACAGCTACGCTTTCACGATGTGGAAGGCACAGGAGCTCGGCTACTCCGTTGTCCAGAGCATAGCCTTCTACGCCCTCTTCAACCTCATCTACGCCCTCTCGGCCTACCCAATCGGGGCGTATTCGGACAGTTTTGGAAAGAAGAGAATGATAACCATCGGCTTTGGCGTCGCTGCGCTGGCATCTCTCACCTTCGCCTACGCGAGGGACTTTTCCACGCTCGTCCTTGCGTTCGCCCTCTACGGCCTCTACATAGCTATTGAGGACACGGTTCCAAGGGCGTACATGGCGGACTTGGCTAAAGAGTACGAGAAGGGAACGATAATAGGGGCGTACCATACGGTTTTCGGAGTCTTCGTGTTCCCCGCCTCTGTGATAGCGGGCTGGCTGTGGCAGAGCCACTCGCTGGACGCGGCGTTCATGTTCTCCGTGGCCATGAACCTGCTGGCGCTTCTCATAATGCTAAAACTTCCAGGGAATGACTGA